In the genome of Acidimicrobiia bacterium, one region contains:
- the trmD gene encoding tRNA (guanosine(37)-N1)-methyltransferase TrmD, with translation MRISVVTLFPAFFESPLRVGVVARAISEGLLDVDTVDLRAHGLGAHRQVDDAPFGGGPGMVLMVEPLASALEPLGDSHRVLLTPAGRRLDQDCLERWARLEHLTLVCGRYEGVDERVAEHLIDEEVSLGDFVLAGGEAAALAIVEGVGRLVPGVVGNPESTAGESFAGDGLLEEPQYTRPAEFGGWQVPEVLLSGDHGRIAEWRRQQRLDRTRRRRPDLLPELPVPDGDG, from the coding sequence GTGCGCATCAGTGTGGTCACCCTGTTTCCCGCGTTCTTCGAGAGCCCGCTGCGGGTTGGCGTCGTGGCGCGAGCCATCTCCGAGGGCCTGCTCGATGTGGATACCGTGGACCTGCGGGCCCACGGCCTCGGTGCTCACCGTCAGGTGGATGACGCCCCCTTCGGTGGCGGTCCGGGAATGGTGCTGATGGTGGAGCCGCTGGCTTCCGCCTTGGAGCCACTCGGCGACTCACATCGGGTGCTGCTGACCCCTGCGGGTAGGCGACTCGATCAGGACTGCCTGGAGCGCTGGGCGCGCCTCGAACACCTGACCCTGGTATGTGGCCGCTACGAGGGCGTCGACGAGCGGGTGGCCGAGCACCTCATCGACGAGGAGGTCTCGCTGGGCGACTTCGTACTCGCCGGTGGCGAGGCGGCAGCCCTGGCGATCGTCGAAGGGGTGGGCAGGCTGGTCCCCGGCGTGGTGGGCAACCCGGAGTCGACCGCCGGGGAGAGCTTTGCCGGCGATGGGCTGCTCGAGGAGCCCCAGTACACCCGGCCTGCCGAGTTCGGCGGGTGGCAGGTGCCCGAGGTGCTCCTCTCCGGGGACCACGGTCGCATCGCCGAGTGGCGAAGGCAGCAGCGGCTGGATCGCACCCGCAGGCGGCGTCCCGACCTGCTACCCGAATTACCCGTCCCCGACGGGGACGGCTAA
- the lepB gene encoding signal peptidase I, whose amino-acid sequence MVIGKQRSFWRELPILVVVALTVAVIIKTFLVQAFYIPSASMRDTLMEGDRVMVNKLAYRFGDPSPGDVVVFDSPLAPHDDGETFFGAVLRNVGEALGLSTPDTALIKRVIAVEGQTIEIRDSRVIVDGTAIDEPYLREGITMADFGPVTVPEGHIFVMGDNRNQSEDSRRFGPVPAEDVVGRAFVKVWPPGRWGGL is encoded by the coding sequence GTGGTCATCGGGAAGCAGCGTTCGTTCTGGAGGGAACTGCCCATCCTGGTCGTGGTCGCCCTCACCGTGGCGGTGATCATCAAGACCTTCCTGGTCCAGGCGTTCTACATCCCGTCGGCCTCGATGCGCGACACTCTCATGGAAGGCGACCGGGTGATGGTGAACAAGCTCGCCTACCGGTTCGGCGATCCCTCACCCGGCGACGTGGTGGTGTTCGACTCGCCCTTGGCGCCGCACGACGACGGCGAGACCTTCTTCGGCGCCGTGCTGCGCAACGTCGGGGAGGCACTCGGACTGAGCACGCCCGACACCGCCCTCATCAAGCGGGTGATCGCCGTCGAGGGGCAGACCATCGAGATCCGGGACAGCCGTGTGATCGTCGACGGAACGGCCATCGACGAGCCCTACCTGCGGGAGGGGATCACCATGGCCGACTTCGGCCCGGTCACGGTTCCAGAGGGTCACATCTTCGTGATGGGGGACAACCGCAATCAGAGCGAGGACAGCAGGCGCTTCGGACCGGTTCCCGCGGAGGACGTCGTGGGCCGGGCGTTCGTG
- the rplS gene encoding 50S ribosomal protein L19, which produces MNTLDHVEAAYLRDDIPDFGPGDTVKVNVRVVEGGRERIQTFEGNVIARDGGGLSETFTVRKISFGVGVERIFPVHAPIIASIEVARRGDVRRAKLYFLRDRVGSKATRIKEKRD; this is translated from the coding sequence ATGAACACGCTCGACCACGTAGAAGCCGCCTACCTGCGCGACGACATCCCCGACTTCGGTCCCGGCGACACCGTCAAGGTCAACGTCCGGGTGGTCGAGGGCGGCAGGGAGCGGATCCAGACCTTCGAGGGCAACGTCATCGCACGCGACGGGGGCGGACTCTCCGAGACATTCACCGTGCGCAAGATCTCCTTCGGCGTCGGCGTGGAGCGGATCTTTCCGGTCCACGCGCCGATCATCGCTTCGATCGAGGTCGCCCGCCGCGGCGACGTTCGAAGGGCCAAGCTCTACTTCCTGCGCGACCGCGTCGGGAGCAAAGCGACGCGCATCAAGGAGAAGCGGGACTAG